In Nymphaea colorata isolate Beijing-Zhang1983 chromosome 3, ASM883128v2, whole genome shotgun sequence, a genomic segment contains:
- the LOC116250138 gene encoding formin-like protein 1 gives MPTFPCHLRFLLFFLLRLFPCFTNQHLAAGATPAAVSRRSLHQPFFPADPTTHSSPPPPSSTTPTPFFPLNPTTPATSTPTTPTTNPPPAAIPSVTIPSNVVRPTSSAKSPNHAKVIIPVIISVFALFVLLAGIFLLRRRRSYGEYDQKASRSASIRLFPATDPGSTTKVAVANGSEVLYLGTVVDTRRTEGEDALNVSPSNNRKLGSPLSFHSRSPELLPLPPLSRQCRRPESGLESTDDDDSESFYSPRGSSSRNRKESPATKSASGRMLQASSPARPDSGASNLTTPSYPSSKSTSPAGSTPPSPGSGGESTGSEVLGHAGFQLPPPSFHLPRDGKFTLPSLPSSPSEGSSVKAASSGRRSFSGTPSPPTQPVISSRTPPPPPPPPPPPKGSLWQSSTPPSNPDRPIPRPPPLVSPRRSPDTVKAESSPETKPQSKPNSPETNKSPEKLGETPRPKLKPLHWDKVRASSDRAMVWDQLKSSSFQLNEEMIETLFLSKATDTTPKETSKRVVLPSPVQENRVLDPKKSQNIAILLRALNVTKEEVCEALVEGNTDGLGAELLETLQKMAPTKEEEVKLKGYTEGQNSKLGAAERFLKAVLDIPFAFKRVEAMLYSANFESEIAYLRKSFKTLEAACEELRNSRLFLKLLEAVLKTGNRMNDGTNRGDAHAFKLDTLLKLVDVKGTDGKTTLLHFVVQEIVRYEGSHIDSHSATSAEATGADNSRKLGLKMVAGLSGELANVKKAASMDPVVLESYVSKLVSGLEKISEAVHLAGDCAANALFASSMSSFKHKAEEEILRIRAEGSVALSLVKEITEYFHGNAAREEAHPFRIFVIVRDFLDILDRVCKEVGSMQGRTTVVSSGRHFPVPVNPTLQPMMPTPAFQRRWTDSEDDGGSSSS, from the exons ATGCCAACCTTCCCTTGCCACCTGAggttccttctcttcttcctcctccgccTCTTCCCCTGCTTCACCAATCAACACCTCGCCGCCGGTGCCACTCCGGCCGCAGTTAGCAGGAGATCTCTCCACCAACCTTTCTTCCCCGCCGATCCCACCACCCATTCCTCCCCCCCACCCCCTTCCAGCACCACTCCAACACCATTCTTCCCTCTCAACCCCACCACCCCAGCGACCTCCACGCCCACGACTCCCACCACCAATCCACCTCCTGCCGCCATCCCGTCCGTTACTATTCCGTCCAATGTCGTCCGACCAACCTCTTCCGCAAAGAGCCCCAACCATGCGAAGGTCATCATCCCCGTCATCATCAGCGTCTTCGCCCTCTTCGTTCTACTGGCCGGCATCTTTCTGCTTCGGCGACGGAGATCCTATGGCGAGTACGACCAGAAGGCTTCCAGATCCGCTAGTATCCGCCTCTTCCCGGCTACTGATCCGGGTTCCACCACCAAGGTGGCAGTCGCCAACGGTTCGGAAGTCCTTTACTTGGGCACCGTCGTAGACACTCGGAGAACGGAGGGCGAGGATGCTTTGAACGTTAGTCCTTCCAACAACCGAAAATTGGGCTCTCCGCTGAGCTTCCACAGTCGGAGCCCTGAGCTCCTTCCACTCCCGCCTCTCTCCCGCCAATGCCGCAGACCGGAGTCCGGTCTGGAGTCGACAGATGACGACGACAGCGAGTCATTCTACTCGCCCAGGGGCTCTTCGAGCAGGAACCGCAAGGAGAGTCCAGCTACCAAATCTGCCTCCGGACGGATGTTGCAGGCCTCCTCCCCAGCAAGGCCGGACTCTGGGGCCTCGAATTTGACGACCCCCTCCTACCCATCTTCCAAATCGACGTCTCCGGCGGGTTCCACGCCTCCTTCACCAGGCTCCGGAGGGGAATCCACGGGTTCCGAGGTCCTTGGCCATGCTGGCTTCCAGCTTCCGCCTCCATCCTTCCATCTGCCGCGGGACGGAAAGTTTACTTTGCCGTCTCTGCCGTCTTCTCCTTCCGAAGGATCATCGGTAAAAGCTGCTTCATCTGGAAGAAGGTCATTCTCTGGGACGCCGTCCCCACCTACGCAGCCCGTCATTTCCAGCcgaactcctcctcctcctcctcctccaccaccaccaccaaaggGTAGTCTTTGGCAATCCTCAACTCCACCGTCAAACCCAGACAGGCCAATTCCCAGACCTCCGCCATTGGTAAGCCCGCGAAGAAGTCCGGATACCGTGAAGGCAGAGAGCTCGCCGGAAACCAAGCCGCAGAGCAAGCCAAACTCACCAGAGACCAACAAGTCCCCCGAAAAACTTGGCGAGACCCCTCGTCCGAAGTTAAAGCCTTTACATTGGGACAAGGTGCGGGCGAGCTCAGATCGAGCAATGGTGTGGGACCAATTAAAGTCTAGTTCGTTCCA attgaatgaagaaatgattgaaactcTCTTCTTGTCAAAGGCCACCGATACAACTCCAAAAGAGACAAGCAAACGGGTGGTTCTTCCATCACCAGTTCAGGAGAACAGAGTGCTGGATCCAAAAAAATCCCAAAACATTGCAATCCTTTTGAGAGCCCTCAATGTGACAAAAGAGGAAGTCTGTGAAGCGCTTGTAGAAG GTAACACGGATGGATTAGGCGCTGAGCTACTCGAAACGTTACAAAAGATGGCGCCGACCAAAGAGGAAGAAGTGAAATTGAAAGGATACACTGAAGGACAAAATTCCAAGCTTGGGGCAGCTGAGAGATTCCTTAAGGCTGTGCTTGATATACCCTTTGCCTTCAAAAGGGTAGAGGCCATGCTCTACAGTGCTAACTTTGAATCAGAGATTGCCTATCTCAGAAAATCTTTCAAAACGCTTGAG GCAGCCTGTGAGGAACTGCGGAATAGCCGCCTCTTCCTCAAGCTCCTTGAAGCTGTACTCAAGACGGGCAATCGGATGAATGATGGCACCAACCGTGGTGATGCGCATGCCTTCAAACTGGACACCCTCCTGAAGCTTGTCGATGTCAAAGGCACCGATGGGAAGACCACACTCCTCCACTTTGTTGTCCAAGAGATTGTCCGCTATGAGGGGTCACACATAGATAGCCACTCTGCTACATCCGCTGAGGCGACCGGTGCTGACAACTCTCGTAAGCTTGGTCTTAAAATGGTTGCAGGACTCTCTGGGGAGCTTGCCAATGTTAAGAAGGCTGCCTCCATGGACCCTGTTGTCCTTGAATCTTACGTCTCCAAGCTTGTCTCTGGCCTTGAGAAGATCTCTGAGGCTGTCCATCTTGCTGGCGATTGCGCGGCCAATGCACTGTTTGCGTCATCAATGTCTTCATTCAAGCACAAGGCTGAGGAGGAGATATTGAGGATCCGTGCTGAGGGAAGCGTTGCTCTCTCACTTGTGAAGGAGATAACAGAGTACTTCCATGGCAATGCAGCTCGTGAAGAGGCACACCCATTTCGCATCTTTGTCATAGTGCGCGACTTCCTTGATATTCTTGACCGAGTATGCAAGGAGGTCGGGAGCATGCAGGGGCGGACGACAGTGGTGAGTTCTGGGCGCCATTTCCCGGTTCCTGTTAACCCCACCCTCCAGCCAATGATGCCTACGCCGGCCTTCCAGAGGCGATGGACAGACAGTGAGGATGACGGTGGGAGTTCCTCTTCATGA